In Agromyces sp. 3263, a single genomic region encodes these proteins:
- a CDS encoding MFS transporter yields MNSPAVLPRVSAARFGVAMLFVANALVFATIVTRYPELKDRFDLTELTFGLMVACGPLGSIVGSIIAGRLVARLGAVSVAVTSSVLLGVLLMVAGFTSGPMILGAVLFVIGFADATGDVGNNAHGLAIQRLMGRSIINGLHGAWSAGAIAGALLGAGALRYALPIEIHLPAMGAIIVIGSVCALPLVRLPMAPSSQTRSPSHRTSRFSAILIAACAIAAIGGFLEDVGSTWGGIYVVSETGANVAEAAIPFVALMGALTLGRFTSDALVDRIGSVGTLRVGSVAALVGLLTAAFAPETWVVAVGLGILGLGIAPMIPLAMDAADRAPGLDTGAGLAAAATVMRVGLLASPLLVGALAEWAGLRVAIAACLLVPAVAWVLAGSVRNAELIPAPGVADVSR; encoded by the coding sequence ATGAATTCGCCGGCGGTCCTTCCACGCGTGTCCGCCGCGCGTTTCGGCGTCGCGATGCTCTTCGTCGCGAACGCGTTGGTGTTCGCGACGATCGTGACCCGGTATCCGGAGCTGAAGGACCGGTTCGACCTCACCGAATTGACGTTCGGCTTGATGGTGGCGTGCGGCCCGCTGGGTTCGATAGTCGGGAGCATCATCGCGGGTCGGCTGGTCGCGCGCCTGGGTGCCGTATCGGTTGCCGTGACGTCTTCCGTGCTGCTCGGCGTCTTGCTCATGGTGGCCGGCTTCACGAGCGGGCCGATGATTCTCGGCGCGGTGTTGTTCGTCATCGGCTTCGCAGATGCAACAGGCGACGTCGGGAACAACGCGCACGGGCTTGCGATCCAGCGACTGATGGGCCGATCCATCATCAACGGCCTGCATGGGGCCTGGAGTGCCGGGGCGATCGCCGGCGCCCTCCTCGGAGCGGGTGCGCTTCGGTATGCGTTGCCCATCGAGATCCATCTGCCGGCCATGGGAGCGATCATCGTCATCGGCAGTGTCTGTGCGCTCCCGCTCGTGCGCCTGCCCATGGCGCCGTCGTCGCAGACGCGGTCGCCGTCGCATCGGACCAGTCGGTTCAGTGCGATTCTCATCGCGGCGTGCGCCATCGCCGCCATCGGCGGGTTCCTCGAAGACGTCGGTTCCACATGGGGTGGGATCTACGTGGTCTCCGAAACCGGTGCCAACGTCGCCGAAGCAGCGATCCCCTTCGTCGCATTGATGGGTGCGCTCACGCTGGGCAGATTCACCTCCGACGCACTCGTCGACCGCATCGGGTCGGTCGGAACGCTCCGGGTCGGCTCGGTGGCCGCCCTCGTCGGACTGCTCACCGCTGCCTTCGCGCCCGAGACGTGGGTCGTGGCCGTTGGACTCGGCATCCTCGGCCTGGGGATCGCTCCGATGATCCCGCTCGCGATGGATGCCGCCGACCGCGCTCCCGGCCTGGATACCGGCGCAGGTCTGGCGGCGGCGGCGACCGTGATGCGAGTGGGCCTCCTCGCCTCGCCGTTGCTGGTGGGTGCGCTGGCCGAGTGGGCCGGCCTTCGGGTGGCGATCGCCGCCTGCTTGCTCGTGCCCGCGGTGGCGTGGGTACTTGCGGGGTCGGTGCGCAACGCCGAACTGATCCCAGCCCCAGGCGTAGCCGACGTCAGTCGCTGA
- a CDS encoding amidohydrolase family protein, whose translation MRTAIVAGRVFDGTEILGPKTVVITDGLIESIGDRTPADAQVVEAPGATLLPGLIDAHVHTDPAGLRLALQFGVTTELEMQGANTARDRAHITQDDTLADVRSAGFGLTPPGGHPEELFPKDFNPQRGGGRGGPGGRPGTRERVDPIVHAKVTTPEEAVDVVGRLARAGSDYIKFMVDDGSVEGHPGLPMLDQATLDAGVAEAHRLGMLTVAHALTIEATQMSIEAGIDGLAHLFMDRPHTPAIIDAIAESGAFVIACVVLDASMMGITGSALADDPRVADKLSPEWDATLRSSFNHYPQGRLEDVLATVRALEAAGVDLLIGTDVSQPLPFLGGLAHGASVHQELQYFVDAGLTPTTALGAATAVTARRFGLTDRGTIAVGQRADLLLVDGDPTTTISDTLNVREVWRRGIRQSAA comes from the coding sequence ATGCGCACTGCAATTGTCGCCGGTCGGGTCTTCGACGGCACCGAGATCCTCGGCCCGAAGACGGTGGTCATCACCGATGGGCTCATCGAGTCCATCGGTGACCGCACACCCGCAGACGCACAGGTCGTCGAAGCGCCTGGCGCGACGCTGCTGCCCGGTCTCATCGACGCGCACGTGCACACTGATCCCGCAGGGCTGCGGTTGGCACTGCAGTTCGGCGTGACGACGGAGCTCGAGATGCAGGGAGCGAACACGGCCCGCGACCGCGCTCACATCACTCAGGATGACACCCTGGCCGACGTGCGTTCCGCGGGGTTCGGTCTCACTCCTCCCGGAGGGCACCCCGAGGAGCTGTTCCCCAAGGACTTCAACCCCCAGCGCGGCGGTGGCCGTGGCGGTCCGGGTGGCCGCCCTGGAACTCGCGAACGAGTCGATCCGATCGTGCACGCGAAGGTCACCACGCCGGAGGAGGCCGTCGATGTCGTCGGTCGGCTCGCCCGGGCCGGCTCCGACTACATCAAGTTCATGGTCGACGACGGCAGCGTGGAGGGACACCCCGGCCTGCCCATGCTCGACCAGGCGACGCTCGACGCCGGCGTCGCCGAAGCCCACCGCCTCGGCATGCTGACGGTGGCGCACGCGCTCACCATCGAGGCCACGCAGATGAGCATCGAGGCGGGCATCGACGGCCTGGCGCACCTGTTCATGGACCGTCCGCACACGCCAGCGATCATCGACGCCATCGCAGAGTCGGGCGCGTTCGTCATCGCCTGCGTCGTGCTCGACGCCTCGATGATGGGCATCACCGGATCGGCGCTCGCGGACGACCCCAGGGTCGCCGACAAGCTCTCCCCGGAGTGGGACGCGACGCTGCGCAGCAGCTTCAACCACTATCCGCAGGGTCGGCTCGAAGACGTTCTGGCCACGGTTCGTGCTCTCGAGGCCGCCGGAGTCGACCTTCTCATCGGCACCGACGTGTCCCAGCCGCTGCCCTTCCTCGGCGGTCTCGCGCACGGTGCGAGCGTGCATCAGGAGCTGCAGTACTTCGTCGATGCGGGGCTGACCCCGACGACGGCGCTCGGCGCTGCCACGGCGGTGACGGCTCGTCGTTTCGGTCTCACCGATCGGGGCACGATCGCCGTGGGCCAGCGTGCGGACCTCCTTCTGGTCGACGGCGATCCGACCACCACGATCAGCGACACGTTGAACGTGCGCGAAGTCTGGCGTCGCGGCATCCGTCAGTCGGCAGCCTGA
- a CDS encoding DUF1232 domain-containing protein produces the protein MIALAGVLSQTSGMRKFLRAIKDREHRLAPTTWIAGIAAVVYAFVPIDLIPELVLGPLGFGDDIGIWAIFAVLFMREQRRWQDSLGRV, from the coding sequence ATGATCGCGCTCGCCGGAGTTCTGTCGCAGACTAGTGGTATGCGCAAGTTCCTCAGGGCGATCAAGGATCGCGAGCACCGCTTGGCGCCGACGACGTGGATCGCCGGCATCGCCGCCGTTGTCTACGCGTTCGTGCCGATCGACCTGATCCCCGAACTCGTGCTCGGCCCGCTGGGATTCGGTGACGACATCGGGATCTGGGCGATCTTCGCCGTGCTGTTCATGCGTGAACAGCGGCGCTGGCAGGACAGCCTCGGACGGGTGTGA
- a CDS encoding DUF4166 domain-containing protein — MTSMFEQALGAQQFARLHPMMQRRFGVGLARGEACFGRGIMTEIRRGPWWTVPFLQVGRLRNILVPDVGTDVPFTIENCPYVDPFGRETVTFVREYVVSGRRRRFDATMILVGDRIVDYLGTHQHLAVDLDLEVDPEGGLLLTSGAQRFYEGVVGFRFPMLLSGRATLRERYDDTDERFQVALEVRNDRFGFLFGYHGSFTCEWMPVADAPARLKPVRHELRT, encoded by the coding sequence ATGACGTCGATGTTCGAGCAGGCGCTCGGTGCCCAGCAGTTCGCGCGGCTGCATCCGATGATGCAACGCCGGTTCGGCGTGGGACTGGCGCGCGGCGAGGCCTGCTTCGGGCGTGGCATCATGACCGAGATCCGGCGCGGGCCGTGGTGGACCGTGCCGTTCCTTCAGGTCGGGCGGCTTCGCAACATCCTGGTGCCGGATGTCGGGACCGACGTTCCGTTCACGATCGAGAATTGCCCCTACGTCGACCCGTTCGGCCGCGAGACCGTCACGTTCGTGCGCGAGTACGTCGTCAGCGGACGGCGGCGGCGGTTCGACGCGACGATGATCCTCGTCGGCGATCGGATCGTCGACTACCTCGGCACGCACCAGCACCTGGCTGTCGACCTCGACCTCGAGGTCGACCCCGAGGGAGGGCTCCTTCTCACCTCGGGTGCGCAACGGTTCTACGAAGGTGTCGTGGGCTTCCGGTTCCCGATGCTCCTCAGTGGTCGGGCGACGCTGCGCGAGCGATATGACGACACCGACGAGCGGTTCCAGGTCGCCCTCGAGGTGCGCAACGACCGCTTCGGCTTCCTGTTCGGCTACCACGGCAGCTTCACCTGCGAATGGATGCCGGTGGCGGATGCTCCCGCCCGGCTGAAGCCGGTGCGGCACGAGCTGCGCACCTGA
- a CDS encoding SDR family NAD(P)-dependent oxidoreductase, protein MTTRTPRTRLTDPFSEVRDLTGTRAIVTGGAGGIGVVTTRMLAASGADVIVGTRGTERAEKVRDGLLAELDVPRDRIRIVHLDLIDPDSIHRFVDRVGDGPVHTLVLNAAMSNVPFQRDRSGTESQFATNHLGHFALTGRLLPALLAAPEARIVTVSSALYTSATLDLARLDDPAGYSPGRAYIRSKLANTMFATDLNRRLAAADSTARSFGAHPGMARTPLHATYPSAVTRAVTATLARVIGRDPEPAAVGILAAALSTQATPELFWGPAGSKRHPDALGSPYASPATDHASAAALWSRSEDLTGLAYLSEAVPSGTRAGHEA, encoded by the coding sequence ATGACGACACGCACACCACGCACACGACTGACCGATCCGTTCTCCGAGGTCCGCGACCTGACCGGGACTCGCGCCATCGTCACCGGCGGCGCCGGCGGCATCGGCGTCGTCACCACGCGCATGCTCGCAGCATCGGGCGCCGACGTCATCGTGGGGACGCGCGGCACGGAGCGCGCCGAGAAGGTCCGGGATGGGCTGCTCGCCGAACTCGACGTTCCCCGCGATCGGATTCGCATCGTCCACCTCGATCTCATCGACCCCGACTCCATCCACCGGTTCGTCGACCGCGTCGGAGACGGGCCCGTCCACACGCTGGTGCTCAACGCCGCCATGAGCAACGTGCCGTTCCAGCGCGACCGGAGCGGCACGGAGAGCCAGTTCGCGACGAACCACCTCGGGCACTTCGCATTGACCGGCCGGCTGCTGCCCGCACTCCTGGCCGCACCCGAGGCGCGCATCGTGACCGTGTCGTCGGCGCTGTACACCAGCGCGACACTCGATCTCGCGCGACTGGATGACCCGGCGGGATACTCTCCGGGACGCGCCTACATCCGGTCGAAGCTCGCGAACACGATGTTCGCCACCGACCTGAACCGCCGACTCGCAGCAGCCGACAGCACGGCCCGCAGTTTCGGTGCCCACCCCGGCATGGCCCGCACGCCGCTGCACGCCACGTATCCGTCGGCGGTCACGAGAGCCGTCACCGCCACGCTCGCCAGGGTGATCGGCCGCGATCCCGAACCTGCAGCCGTCGGCATCCTCGCCGCGGCGCTCAGCACGCAGGCCACGCCCGAACTCTTCTGGGGGCCTGCCGGATCGAAGCGGCATCCCGACGCGCTCGGCTCGCCCTACGCGTCGCCGGCCACCGACCACGCTTCGGCCGCAGCGCTCTGGAGCAGGTCGGAAGACCTGACCGGGCTCGCCTATCTCTCCGAAGCGGTCCCCTCGGGGACACGCGCGGGACACGAGGCGTGA
- a CDS encoding nitroreductase/quinone reductase family protein translates to MGWNDDVIETFRSSKGTENYWGPKLIVLHSIGAKSGKTRLNPVVGFRNEHGWRVVASKGGTPENPAWYHNLRANPSFDIEALVDGEVVTVPVTATEITGDEWRDAYSAIAAEAPQFGEYLTKTDRRIPVLQLTPREN, encoded by the coding sequence ATGGGTTGGAATGACGACGTCATAGAAACGTTCCGCAGCAGCAAGGGCACCGAGAACTACTGGGGTCCCAAGCTCATCGTCCTGCACTCGATCGGGGCGAAGTCCGGCAAGACGCGTCTGAACCCGGTGGTCGGCTTCCGCAACGAGCACGGCTGGCGGGTGGTGGCGTCGAAGGGCGGCACGCCCGAGAACCCGGCCTGGTACCACAACCTGCGCGCGAACCCGTCGTTCGACATCGAGGCGCTCGTGGACGGCGAGGTCGTGACGGTGCCGGTGACGGCGACCGAGATCACGGGCGACGAGTGGCGTGACGCGTACAGCGCCATCGCCGCGGAGGCGCCGCAGTTCGGCGAGTACCTGACGAAGACCGATCGTCGGATCCCGGTCCTGCAACTCACGCCTCGCGAGAACTGA
- a CDS encoding TetR/AcrR family transcriptional regulator C-terminal domain-containing protein, whose amino-acid sequence MALDRRQIVTEALALLDADGLDGVTLRRLAARLGVQQPTLYWHLPNKASLITAIADAILEAEFPEMLPPKPHEPWQAWLVALAERLRHALLAHPDGARIISTSQASLRMAAISELAISSLVAREVPLRQARLIVLTVEHFTVGHVLEEQTRPQSTDPTQDFDLEAFTNAYPTVVAGIGEYFQGGRTPDDLFSDCLGVIIEGATATAGPTS is encoded by the coding sequence GTGGCGCTGGATCGACGACAGATCGTCACGGAGGCCCTGGCGCTGCTCGACGCCGACGGCCTCGACGGCGTGACGCTGCGCAGGCTCGCGGCCCGGCTCGGGGTGCAGCAGCCGACGCTGTACTGGCACCTGCCGAACAAGGCGTCCCTCATCACGGCGATCGCCGATGCGATCCTCGAGGCCGAGTTCCCCGAGATGCTGCCGCCGAAGCCTCACGAGCCGTGGCAGGCGTGGCTGGTCGCACTCGCCGAGCGGTTGCGTCACGCGCTGCTCGCGCATCCCGACGGCGCCCGGATCATCTCCACGTCGCAGGCCTCCCTGAGGATGGCCGCCATCTCCGAGCTCGCGATCAGCTCCCTGGTCGCCCGCGAAGTTCCGCTGCGACAAGCCCGACTGATCGTGCTGACCGTCGAGCACTTCACCGTCGGCCATGTCCTCGAGGAGCAGACGCGTCCTCAGTCTACGGACCCCACGCAGGACTTCGACCTCGAGGCCTTCACGAACGCCTATCCGACCGTGGTCGCCGGGATCGGCGAGTACTTCCAAGGTGGCCGGACCCCCGACGACCTCTTCAGCGATTGCCTCGGCGTGATCATCGAGGGCGCCACGGCGACCGCCGGTCCGACCTCCTGA
- a CDS encoding TMEM175 family protein: protein MAFSDAIIAIVITLLVLDLRPPDSKPGGLLAALLGEWPTYLAYAASYIYLAVIWLNHKAAFARIQEMDRGLQWANLGILATLALVPWPTAVIAETARTGNLADERVAVGLYAIIGALLCLSWLVFFSHLARHPDLTKEEVDDSYFARERPRALVGVVLYLAAGTAGVLINPLVASVIFLLLPAFYGLTSHGIDQGPALLRGGDHDSDNSPKGG, encoded by the coding sequence GTGGCCTTCAGCGACGCGATCATCGCGATCGTCATCACGCTCCTCGTGCTCGATCTCAGGCCGCCTGACTCCAAGCCGGGTGGCTTGCTGGCCGCCCTGCTCGGAGAGTGGCCGACGTATCTGGCGTACGCGGCCTCGTACATCTATCTGGCCGTGATCTGGTTGAACCACAAGGCCGCCTTCGCTCGCATCCAGGAGATGGACCGCGGCCTGCAGTGGGCGAACCTGGGGATCCTCGCGACGCTCGCGCTGGTGCCCTGGCCGACGGCGGTCATCGCCGAGACCGCCAGGACGGGCAACCTGGCGGACGAGCGCGTCGCGGTCGGGCTCTACGCGATCATCGGGGCGCTGCTGTGCCTGTCATGGTTGGTGTTCTTCTCGCACCTGGCGCGGCATCCCGACCTCACCAAGGAGGAAGTGGATGATTCGTACTTCGCGCGTGAGCGTCCGCGCGCCCTCGTCGGGGTGGTGCTGTACTTGGCAGCGGGAACGGCGGGGGTCCTCATCAACCCGCTGGTGGCGTCGGTGATCTTCCTCCTCCTGCCCGCCTTCTACGGTCTCACCAGCCACGGGATCGACCAGGGGCCCGCCCTGCTCCGTGGCGGGGACCACGACAGTGACAACTCGCCGAAGGGCGGCTGA
- a CDS encoding LON peptidase substrate-binding domain-containing protein: MDGVAMFPLGSVLFPYTPLVLRVFEPRYLTMMGHLLDQEDPEFGVVLIERGFEAGGGDQRASIGTMARILRIEAGAADLYVVALGGERISVDSWHEDDPHPVADVSTLAPLVWDDDLTPLHREAEQVVRRLATLASALDEARWDAGTPLSDDPVESAWQLAAIAPLGEYDRFRLLNSTSLGGLLRGIIDSCLEEEPVLIARAADARDEDDGAV, from the coding sequence ATGGATGGCGTGGCGATGTTCCCGCTGGGCAGTGTGCTGTTCCCATACACACCGCTGGTGCTGAGGGTGTTCGAGCCGCGCTACCTCACCATGATGGGACATCTGCTCGACCAGGAGGATCCTGAATTCGGGGTGGTGCTCATCGAGCGCGGCTTTGAGGCCGGCGGTGGCGATCAGCGCGCATCGATCGGCACCATGGCGCGCATCCTGCGCATCGAGGCGGGCGCGGCGGACCTGTACGTGGTCGCGCTCGGCGGGGAGCGGATCTCCGTCGACAGCTGGCACGAGGATGACCCGCACCCGGTGGCCGACGTGTCGACGCTGGCCCCGCTCGTCTGGGACGACGACCTCACGCCGCTCCACCGCGAAGCGGAGCAGGTGGTGCGCCGCCTCGCCACCCTCGCCTCCGCGCTCGATGAGGCTCGATGGGATGCCGGGACGCCGCTGTCCGATGATCCGGTGGAGTCCGCCTGGCAGCTCGCCGCGATCGCTCCGCTCGGCGAGTACGACCGATTCCGTCTGCTGAACTCGACCAGCCTCGGAGGACTTCTCCGCGGCATCATCGATTCCTGCCTCGAGGAGGAGCCCGTGCTCATCGCCCGCGCCGCCGATGCGCGCGACGAGGATGACGGCGCCGTCTAG
- a CDS encoding MarR family transcriptional regulator, producing MTSHDDAAATTPGDEELLESIGTAFSRLRRRTSGVPIDPPMARTDVRRDLLLAIVEESDGMLSVNAVAAAMGMERTAVSRLAASCVTDGLVERVASQTDGRSITLRLTSRGREVLANSRQQQRRAFEYITKDWDDDERLVFARLLHKYVDAASRETSE from the coding sequence ATGACGAGTCACGACGACGCTGCCGCGACCACCCCCGGCGATGAGGAACTGCTCGAGTCCATCGGGACCGCCTTCTCGAGACTGCGGCGGCGCACGAGCGGCGTGCCGATCGACCCGCCCATGGCTCGAACCGACGTGCGCCGCGACCTCCTGCTGGCGATCGTGGAGGAGTCGGACGGAATGCTGAGCGTCAACGCGGTGGCGGCCGCAATGGGAATGGAACGAACCGCGGTCAGTCGCCTCGCAGCGTCGTGCGTCACCGACGGGCTGGTCGAACGCGTGGCATCCCAGACCGACGGGCGCAGCATCACCCTGCGTCTCACGTCCCGCGGCCGTGAGGTGCTCGCGAACTCCCGGCAGCAGCAGCGCCGTGCCTTCGAGTACATCACCAAGGACTGGGACGACGACGAACGGCTGGTATTCGCCCGACTGCTCCACAAGTACGTCGACGCCGCGAGCCGGGAAACGTCCGAGTAG
- a CDS encoding SRPBCC family protein: MPSRSIYVETVISADVDAVWTATQDPSQHVRWDIRFSEIAPTGVTDGGAARFEYARRTWFHTVRGTGVSLGEASRPGGIRTSALRFSTWDRWSPIRSGRGYWRYEPVPGGIRFITGYDYEAGWGPLDVLVRPLLGWATAWSFDRLRIWLEDGRPPERWPLASVAWFWRPDRPRASRCRRAPRGGRRHADHVRSAPATLAQLPDPGATR; this comes from the coding sequence GTGCCTTCCCGCAGCATCTACGTCGAGACCGTCATCTCGGCAGACGTGGATGCGGTGTGGACGGCGACGCAGGATCCGTCGCAGCACGTCCGCTGGGACATCCGCTTCTCCGAGATCGCACCGACCGGCGTCACAGACGGCGGTGCCGCGCGCTTCGAGTACGCGCGCCGAACGTGGTTCCACACGGTCCGCGGCACGGGCGTGAGCCTCGGCGAGGCGTCCCGCCCCGGCGGCATCCGCACGTCGGCGTTGCGCTTCTCGACTTGGGATCGATGGTCACCGATCCGTTCGGGGCGCGGGTACTGGCGGTACGAGCCGGTGCCCGGCGGCATCCGCTTCATCACCGGGTACGACTATGAGGCCGGCTGGGGACCACTCGACGTCCTCGTCAGGCCGTTGCTGGGGTGGGCGACGGCCTGGAGCTTCGATCGGCTCCGGATCTGGCTCGAGGACGGCCGCCCACCCGAGCGCTGGCCGCTGGCGAGCGTCGCCTGGTTCTGGCGCCCGGATCGGCCGAGGGCGTCGAGGTGCCGGCGTGCACCCCGAGGAGGGCGCCGACATGCCGACCACGTGCGCTCGGCGCCGGCGACCCTCGCGCAACTGCCCGACCCGGGGGCGACTCGATGA
- a CDS encoding C1 family peptidase: MATIHDTMEYGYDPSVPEPGPVSVPPAVGTLPPSAMVNAAFLPPVGKQDTPSCFVWSSTYGLTTFAAAQAGLITDPRSSAQQASPYYTYVQMLGQSDIPVDTCTGGQIIACLRYLDSNGGTPSMQAAPEPAPGSSACDAVWTAYGTAQLSPDTNFQPTAWLNVSVLGETGLNNIRNIVSQGHALAYGTRLYTDFAKYDGTPNPYVGNGIIATKPNGQLVGHCMLIIGYDDTTQAVLIQNSFGTDWGSDGYVWMAYQTFQALAQGTAVYITAMQ; encoded by the coding sequence ATGGCCACGATCCACGACACGATGGAGTACGGGTACGACCCCTCCGTGCCCGAACCCGGGCCGGTGAGTGTGCCACCGGCCGTGGGCACGCTGCCGCCCAGCGCAATGGTGAACGCCGCCTTCCTGCCGCCCGTGGGAAAACAGGACACGCCGAGTTGCTTCGTCTGGTCTTCAACCTACGGCCTCACCACCTTCGCCGCGGCGCAGGCAGGGCTGATCACCGATCCCCGATCCAGCGCGCAGCAAGCGAGTCCCTACTACACGTATGTCCAGATGCTGGGGCAGTCCGACATCCCCGTCGACACGTGCACGGGCGGCCAGATCATCGCCTGCCTGAGATACCTCGACAGCAATGGCGGCACACCGTCGATGCAGGCGGCTCCCGAGCCCGCGCCCGGTTCGAGCGCCTGCGACGCAGTCTGGACCGCATACGGCACTGCTCAGCTCTCCCCCGATACGAACTTCCAGCCGACCGCGTGGTTGAACGTCAGCGTGCTCGGCGAGACCGGGCTGAACAACATCCGCAACATCGTCTCGCAGGGTCACGCGCTCGCCTACGGCACGCGGCTCTACACCGACTTCGCGAAGTACGACGGCACGCCCAACCCATATGTCGGCAACGGCATCATCGCGACGAAGCCGAACGGCCAACTGGTCGGGCACTGCATGTTGATCATCGGCTATGACGACACGACACAGGCGGTGCTGATCCAGAACAGCTTCGGTACGGATTGGGGAAGCGACGGATACGTCTGGATGGCCTACCAGACGTTTCAAGCGCTCGCGCAAGGCACCGCCGTCTACATCACCGCGATGCAATAG
- a CDS encoding RNA-binding S4 domain-containing protein yields MTNPTPIEDVPIGGEVIRLGQFLKLAGLLDSGGNVKVAIAEGDVAVNGEVDRRRGRQLQPGDIVTFDGRRVRVCS; encoded by the coding sequence ATGACGAATCCGACCCCCATCGAGGACGTCCCGATCGGCGGTGAGGTCATTCGCCTCGGGCAGTTCCTGAAGCTCGCCGGGCTCCTCGACTCCGGGGGAAACGTGAAAGTCGCCATCGCCGAGGGCGACGTGGCCGTCAACGGCGAGGTCGACCGCCGACGCGGGCGGCAGTTGCAGCCCGGCGACATCGTGACCTTCGACGGACGTCGGGTGCGCGTCTGCTCGTGA
- a CDS encoding MerR family transcriptional regulator → MKIGELSERTGASPRSLRYYEQQGLLSPDRSSNGYREYPSNAVATVETIRALLEIGLPSSLVREVLPCTVADRSEAACHGLLAQIAELRDDVRSKAARLQAVEASLSSYLEDNAA, encoded by the coding sequence ATGAAGATCGGCGAGCTCAGCGAGCGCACCGGGGCGAGCCCCAGGTCGCTTCGCTACTACGAACAGCAGGGGCTCCTGTCCCCCGACCGCAGCTCGAACGGGTACCGGGAGTACCCGTCGAATGCGGTTGCCACGGTCGAGACGATCCGGGCACTCCTCGAGATCGGGTTGCCGAGCTCGCTCGTGCGAGAGGTGCTTCCCTGCACGGTGGCCGACCGGTCCGAGGCGGCCTGCCACGGACTCCTCGCCCAGATCGCCGAGCTTCGCGACGACGTGCGTTCGAAGGCGGCACGGTTGCAGGCCGTCGAGGCCTCGTTGTCGTCATACCTGGAGGACAACGCCGCCTGA
- a CDS encoding amidohydrolase has translation MSLDLDAVYRDLHANPELSFQEHRTAGVVAEALGRFGFDVTTGIGRTGVVGVLENGEGPTVLLRADMDGLPVLEATGLPYASTARGTDPDGHDVPVMHACGHDVHVTCLLGAGERLVADRGSWTGTLVVLFQPAEEWGGGAQAMVDDDLYGRVPTPDVVLGQHVGPFPAGFAAVHAGVAMAAADSLTVHLHGAGGHGSRPETTVDPVYLAAATTMRLQGIVARELAATDAAVVTVGQLHAGTKHNIIPAEATLGLSVRSFDEHVRTKVLASIERIVKAEAAASGAPREPEIVFDEGFPLTVNEPAATERTAAALRAALGDDRVIDPGVVSGSEDVGILASAAGVPLVYWFLGGADPSLFGDALVTGRMPDDIPSNHSPHFAPLIDPTLEAGVVALVAAAREWLGRA, from the coding sequence ATGAGCCTCGACCTCGACGCCGTCTATCGCGACCTGCACGCCAATCCCGAGCTGTCGTTCCAGGAGCACCGCACGGCCGGCGTCGTCGCCGAGGCGCTCGGCCGATTCGGGTTCGACGTGACCACCGGCATCGGCCGCACCGGCGTCGTGGGCGTGCTCGAGAACGGTGAAGGACCGACCGTGCTGCTCCGTGCCGACATGGACGGTCTCCCCGTGCTCGAGGCGACCGGGCTGCCCTACGCGAGCACCGCGCGCGGCACGGACCCCGACGGCCACGACGTGCCGGTGATGCACGCGTGCGGCCACGACGTGCACGTCACCTGCCTGCTCGGCGCCGGCGAGCGCCTCGTCGCCGACCGCGGCTCGTGGACGGGCACGCTGGTCGTCCTGTTCCAGCCCGCGGAGGAGTGGGGCGGCGGCGCGCAGGCGATGGTCGACGACGACCTGTACGGTCGCGTGCCCACGCCCGATGTGGTGCTCGGCCAGCATGTCGGGCCGTTCCCGGCCGGCTTCGCCGCCGTGCACGCGGGCGTCGCGATGGCCGCGGCCGATTCGCTCACGGTGCACCTGCACGGAGCCGGCGGCCACGGCTCCCGGCCCGAGACGACGGTCGACCCCGTGTACCTCGCCGCCGCGACCACGATGCGTCTGCAGGGGATCGTCGCCAGAGAGCTCGCTGCGACGGATGCCGCGGTGGTCACGGTCGGCCAGCTCCACGCCGGCACGAAGCACAACATCATCCCCGCCGAGGCGACGCTCGGGCTCAGCGTGCGCAGCTTCGACGAGCACGTGCGAACGAAGGTGCTGGCCTCGATCGAGCGCATCGTGAAGGCGGAGGCCGCGGCATCCGGTGCACCCCGCGAGCCCGAGATCGTCTTCGACGAGGGGTTCCCGCTCACGGTCAACGAACCGGCCGCGACCGAGCGCACCGCCGCCGCCCTGCGCGCTGCGCTCGGCGACGATCGGGTCATCGATCCCGGTGTCGTCTCGGGGAGCGAGGACGTGGGCATCCTCGCGTCGGCGGCGGGCGTACCGCTCGTCTACTGGTTCCTCGGCGGAGCCGACCCCTCGCTCTTCGGCGATGCGCTCGTGACCGGGCGCATGCCCGACGACATCCCGTCGAACCACTCGCCGCACTTCGCGCCGCTCATCGACCCGACCCTGGAGGCGGGGGTGGTCGCCCTGGTCGCGGCAGCCCGGGAGTGGCTCGGCAGGGCCTGA